Part of the Actinomycetota bacterium genome is shown below.
AAACTGTTCCTGGTTCGATTTTGCAAGGAAAATATTAGAATATGCGGGGAAGAAAGAGGTTAAAGTTAAACCCATCGGCTCTGTAGAACTCAATCGCCCTGCCAAAAGACCAGCATTCTCAGTCCTTAGAAATTATTGTTTAGAACTACGTGGACTCCCCGCCTTGCGAAATTATGAAGACGCTTTAAAAGAATATCTTTCAGCTTAAGCTCCGAGGAGAAATCATTAAATGGTGGAGAAATTAAAGGAGCTCTTCGTCTTCCGCGAGCTCCTACTTAACTTGATAAAGAGGGAATTGAAAGTAAAATACAAGAAATCCATATTGGGGTTTTTCTGGTCGCTTCTGAATCCGATATTAACCACAATCGTTTTCACCTTCGTTTTCGCTGTTCTTCTTAGGATTCAGCCTCCGGTACTTCGATATGGAACAATTTTCAGTTTTCCAGTTTTTCTACTTTGCGCCCTTTTACCCTGGAATTTCTTGAGCATTTCTCTTTCACTTTCCATAAATTCGATTGTTGGCAATGGAAATTTGGTTAAAAAGGTATATTTCCCTCGTGAGATTTTACCTTCCTCAACGGTTCTCGCCAATTTAATCAACTTTTGCTTGGAACTTTTGGTTTTATTCATGCTTTTGACGTTCTTGGGTTCAAGGTTCTTCATCTACCTGCCCCTTCTAATTGCGATTACGATCATACAAACCCTGTTCACCATCGGGATGTGCCTCATCTTTTCCTGTCTCAATGTTTACTTTAGAGATATCCAGCATTTATTGGGCATCATCTTAATGATTTGGTTTTACGCCACCCCGATCATTTATCCCTTTGAGTACGTTTTACAGATGTCCCATAAACTTCCGTGGCTTCCATTCGCTTATAAGCTTAACCCAATGGCAACGTTCGTATTGGCCTATCGCAGTATTCTCTATGACTGCCAACCCCCGAGTTTCTTTCTCCTGGGATATGCCGTGGTTGTATCATTGCTCACGCTTTATTTCGGATACCTATTTTTCAATACATACGAACCCACTTTTGCCGAAGAGATCTAAGTGGATGTGAGTGTGATGCTTGGGACAAGATTTGGGAGGGCAAAGGATATAGGCGATGAAATGGCCGTAGAGGTCAATCACCTTTGGAAGAAATTCCGACTCTATCACGAGAAACAGCACACGCTAAAATACGCTCTACTCAGCGGGCGCAGATCGATTTTCGAAGAATTTTGGGCATTGAAGGATATCCATTTCATCTTGAAAAGGGGTCAAACTCTGGGAATCATCGGAGAAAATGGTTCTGGGAAAAGCACTTTACTCAAAATTTTGGCTAGGATTTTGCGTCCCGATAAAGGGGAAGTGAGCACAAAAGGAAAGGTTTCAGCCTTACTTGAGTTGGGAGCCGGTTTTCACCCGGAACTTTCGGGTAGAGAAAATGTTTATTTAAATGGTTCAATTCTGGGCTTAAGTTATAGGGAAATCAACCAGAAATTCGATGAGATTGTAGGCTTCGCCGAGCTTGAAAGATTCATTGATATGCCCATAAAAAACTACTCATCCGGCATGTATATGAGACTGGCTTTCGCCATCGCTGTCAATGTCAACCCCGACATATTACTCATCGATGAGATTCTGGCCGTGGGAGACGAAGCTTTTCAAAGAAAATGTCTGGAGAAAATGTATGATTATAAGACCAGGGGTAAAACCATCGTTTTTGTCTCCCATAGCATGGATCATATCCGGAACATGTGCGATGAGGTCATTTGGTTAAAAGGGGGAGAAATTAAAGCCAGGGGTAACCCAAATAAGGTCGTCAACGCCTATATTCAGTATGTGAATTTGGAGGAGCAAAGGAAGGGTAAAGCCCAGCAACAGGTTGAGGGATCGAGATGGGGCTCAAGGGAGATAGAGATAAACAGGGTGGAATTCCTCGCCGATGGTGGGCAATCCAAAACGTTATTCGAAACTGGAGAGAAATTCATCGTGAGGATCAACTTCAAGGCTCATAAGAAGATCGAGAAACCAGTTTTCGGTATCCGTATAGATCGTGCCGATGGCGTTTGTGTAGCAAGACCAAGTACCAAGCTCAATAACGTATTCATCGATTCAGTCCAAGGCGAAGGCACAATCGAATATGTTGTAGACTCCCTGCCACTGCTTCCAGGCTCATATCTCGTCACGGCAGCGATCTATGATTATCATTGTCTACATTCCTATGATCACCATGAACAGCTGTATGAATTTCAAGTCACACCGGGTCGAGAAAAAGAATCCTATGGGGTCGTTAAAATTCCCGGTCAATGGAGCATAATTGAGCAACCTCGCGGTTCTCTCACCAGTGGGTAGAATGAGGTGTCTTTTAAATATGAGAAGAATTGTGATCGCCGGCGCAGCGGGGTTCAGCAACATTGGTGACGATGCGATCCTAATCTCCATGATCGGGGAGTTGAAGAAGGAGATAGGTCAGGCTGAGCTTTCGGTTATCGGAGGCGATTTAGACCTTCCAATATCTAGGGATGTACGAAGGATCGTGCACACCGACGAAGCAAAAATCTTTCAAGCCATAAGTGAAGCCGACCTGGTCATAGTCGGCGGCGGAGGGTTATTTTATGATTGCAATTTTCACCTGAACGTAAATGACTTCTTTAAAGGTCGGCATTATGGGATATTATTCTTTCTTTATCTTGCGCTCCTGGCAAAGATGTTGGGAAAACCCGTTATGCTTTATGGTGTGGGAATAGGACCCCTACTGTTGCCATCCACAAGAAGATTGGTCTCATTTGTTCTGGATAGGATGGATGTGATAAGTTTAAGGGATGCGGAATCCTCCATAGAGTTAAAGAGGTTGAGGGTGAATGGTCCGGAAATAGCGGTCACGGTCGATCCGGCCATTGGTTTGACTCCCGCCCCGAAGGAGCGAGTGGTGGGAATATTGCGGGGGGAAAAAGTCTCTTTGGAAAAACCCTTAATTGGTATAAATGTTAGACCATGGTATCATTACCAGGGATTTAGATCTCATAGGATGCAGGAGAAGCACAATCGATATAAACGGACCATAGCAAGGGTAGCCGATTTCCTGGTTCAAAAGTTCGATTCTGAGATCGTCTTCATCCCCATGCAGCGATTGTACGATGATGACCATCAATTATGCCATGAGCTGGTGGAGGAAATGAGGTTCAAGGAGAGGGCGAAAATTCTTTCGGATTCTTATAATCCACATGAAATCAAGGGGATTGTGGGGAGGCTAGATTTGATGATTGGGACTCGTCTTCATTCTGCCATCTTTGCGGCATCTATGGGCACGCCCATTATCGGGATAATTTATGATGGAAAGGTGAGAAGCTTCCTGCAATTAATCGGTCAGGAAGAAAGATCCATATCTATAAATGAAATTCGTTTCGAAAGGCTTTGCGAGATTATTGATGAAGTTTGGACTTCAAGGCGGAGAATCCCTTCTGATCTGAGAGTAAAGACGGAGCAACTTTTGAGGAAGGCTGAGGAAAACCCCAAGCTCGCTGCAGGATTACTGAGGGGGCAGTAATGCCATCTTCGATCAAGAACAGGGGAAAAATAGAGAAGATCCTCTTACAAATCCGGCCGGATTATTTGGATGCCTATGGAGGAGATAGTACGCAGCTCCTCAAAACGCGTGAGGCTCTGATGAGGTGTGGGATACAGGTTGATATCTCAACGGAGCTTGAACCCGATTTGACCGAGTATGATCTGGTCCACTTATTTAATATTACCCGAGTTGATGAGACTTATCACCAGGCTTTAAACGCCTTTAAGCGGGGTAAACCAATAGTCCTTTCTGTCATATATTGGACCTTAGATGAATTGGAGAATTGTAAAGGGATTCCACCCATTCTCTTCGAAAACGACGAAGGCTTAAGTAAAATAAAAGAGAGTATCTTATCGACGGGAAAGAGTATAAATACTCAGTATTTGAGCAAGAATTCATGGGAGAGAAATATCTTTAAAAATAAGCAGAGGGTGGTTTTACATATTAGCGATGTTTTGCTCCCAAATTCGCGAACCGAGTTGGATTTGTTGAAGCATTTGTATAATTTGTCCAGCCCAAAATATCACATCGTACCCAATGCTGCTGATCTCAGTTTTGCGGATGCTAAATGCGACGAATTTGTGAAGAAATATGGTTTAAAGGATTTCGTATTATGCGTTGGGAGAATTGAAAGACGAAAAAATCAACTCTCCTTGCTCTACGCACTCCGTGACATCGATATACCCATCGTCCTTGTGGGTGATATTTTAGATCAAGAGTATTTTTCACTGTGTCAGAGGTATGCCAATGAGAAAACTCACTTCTTGGGTTCTCTTAAGTATAATGAATTGGGTCCAGTATATGCAGCAGCGAGGGTGCATGCCCTTCCCAGCTGGTACGAAACACCAGGCTTAACAAATCTTGAAGCTGCATTGGCGGGGTGTAACATCGTCTGCACAAACAGGGGTTCAGCAAAGGAATATTTTGGAGAACTTGCCCGGTATTGTGATCCAACGGATCCAGAGTCCATAAAGAAGGCAGTTTGCGAAGCCTTTTACTCCCCTCGCCAAAATAAGCTCAAAGATATAGTTGCAGCTAGGTTTACCTGGGATAAAGCTGCAAGAGAAACCATACTCGGTTACGAATTGGCTCTGAAAACTCACTCGGGGAGGAGGAGAAAAGTGGGTTCGGATATGGATTTTGAAGCCTCTAAAGAAGTCGTCGAAAATCTTGAATTGCTGGCGGAGCAGCAAAATGCCTATATTGCCCACCTTAAGAAGCTAGTCGACGAGAATTTAATTAAAATTGCCCATCTGGAAAGGCAGATTGCTCAGAATGAAGAACAAATCAGGAGGTTATCCGAGGAAATAAGCTCAAAGGAGAATAGCATCCGAGAGCTATCGGCAAGCTTGGAGAGAATTAGGTCCACTTCTGCTTATCGCGTGTATAGATATTTTAAGGACCGAAGATTCTTCTCGGCAAGGTGATATTTAAAAGGAGAGGATTTTCTTGGCAATCGGGTATCTCGGCGGGAAGCAATTCCTGCCTGCCGGTGGGCACGGTCCACAAGTCTCAGTGATAGTGGTAAATCTAAATGGCAAGGAACATTTGGGAGAATGTTTTGCCTCTCTGCATGAGCTCAACTATCCCAAGGACAAACTCGAGGTCATTTTGGTGGATAACGCTTCCACCGATGGTTCCGCGGATTATGTTAAGGAAAATTTCCCCTGGGTGAAGATCATTCAAAACAAGGAAAATGTGGGTTTCGCGGCGGCTATCAATATCGGTGCCAGGAAAGCCCTGGGAGATTATTTGGCTTTTCTTAATAACGATACTCGTGTGGATCCCGATTGGTTAGTGGAGCTATTGATCCCCGTTTTGAATAATCCGGATGTGGCATGTGCGGGTTCCAAGATACTTTCTTGGGATGGAAAGGCTATAGATTTTGCAGAGAGTGCACTCAGCTTCTACGGACATGGGTTTAAGGTGGATACGGGCTCCACGGATATCGAAGCTTATGATGAGGAGAAGCCCATCCTCTTTGCCTGCGGTGGAGCCATGCTCGTCGATAAACAAGTTTACTTCGATACGGGTGGTTTCGATGATGATTACTTCGCTTTCTTCGAAGATGTGGACTTCGGTTGGAGGCTTTGGGTTCTGGGATATAGGGTAGTGTTTGCCCCGAAGTCTATCGTTTACCACCGCTTCCATGGCACCACTCAAAGGTTTGGCTATGAAAAGGAGAGAATGCTATTAGAGCGCAATGCCTTATACACTATTTTTAAAAATTATGGCGACGAAAGCTTGCAGCACATTTTGCCTACCGCGATTTTGCTCAGCCTCAAACGAGGATTGGTGGAAGCCAATTTGGATAAAGATTCCTATCGCTTTGGTCGCGAAGAGCACGGTGGGAGCGAGCAAACCATCTCAAAGCTTGCTCTCAGTCATTTTCTAGCCCTCGATGATGTCATCGAGAACATGCCTCAACTTCTCAAAAAGCGATCATTCGTGCAAACTCGCAGGAGGCGAACGGATGTCGCAATTTTTTCATTGTTTAAGGAACCATTTCGACCCAACATTTTCCACCCACAATATGTCGAGGCTCAGAAGAAGCTCTCGAATGCATTTGAGGTTGAAAGATTGTTTGAGAGAAAAACCCGCGTTTTGATAATAAGCAATGATACGGTCG
Proteins encoded:
- a CDS encoding polysaccharide pyruvyl transferase family protein; protein product: MRRIVIAGAAGFSNIGDDAILISMIGELKKEIGQAELSVIGGDLDLPISRDVRRIVHTDEAKIFQAISEADLVIVGGGGLFYDCNFHLNVNDFFKGRHYGILFFLYLALLAKMLGKPVMLYGVGIGPLLLPSTRRLVSFVLDRMDVISLRDAESSIELKRLRVNGPEIAVTVDPAIGLTPAPKERVVGILRGEKVSLEKPLIGINVRPWYHYQGFRSHRMQEKHNRYKRTIARVADFLVQKFDSEIVFIPMQRLYDDDHQLCHELVEEMRFKERAKILSDSYNPHEIKGIVGRLDLMIGTRLHSAIFAASMGTPIIGIIYDGKVRSFLQLIGQEERSISINEIRFERLCEIIDEVWTSRRRIPSDLRVKTEQLLRKAEENPKLAAGLLRGQ
- a CDS encoding ABC transporter permease; protein product: MVEKLKELFVFRELLLNLIKRELKVKYKKSILGFFWSLLNPILTTIVFTFVFAVLLRIQPPVLRYGTIFSFPVFLLCALLPWNFLSISLSLSINSIVGNGNLVKKVYFPREILPSSTVLANLINFCLELLVLFMLLTFLGSRFFIYLPLLIAITIIQTLFTIGMCLIFSCLNVYFRDIQHLLGIILMIWFYATPIIYPFEYVLQMSHKLPWLPFAYKLNPMATFVLAYRSILYDCQPPSFFLLGYAVVVSLLTLYFGYLFFNTYEPTFAEEI
- a CDS encoding ABC transporter ATP-binding protein, which translates into the protein MDVSVMLGTRFGRAKDIGDEMAVEVNHLWKKFRLYHEKQHTLKYALLSGRRSIFEEFWALKDIHFILKRGQTLGIIGENGSGKSTLLKILARILRPDKGEVSTKGKVSALLELGAGFHPELSGRENVYLNGSILGLSYREINQKFDEIVGFAELERFIDMPIKNYSSGMYMRLAFAIAVNVNPDILLIDEILAVGDEAFQRKCLEKMYDYKTRGKTIVFVSHSMDHIRNMCDEVIWLKGGEIKARGNPNKVVNAYIQYVNLEEQRKGKAQQQVEGSRWGSREIEINRVEFLADGGQSKTLFETGEKFIVRINFKAHKKIEKPVFGIRIDRADGVCVARPSTKLNNVFIDSVQGEGTIEYVVDSLPLLPGSYLVTAAIYDYHCLHSYDHHEQLYEFQVTPGREKESYGVVKIPGQWSIIEQPRGSLTSG
- a CDS encoding glycosyltransferase, which gives rise to MPSSIKNRGKIEKILLQIRPDYLDAYGGDSTQLLKTREALMRCGIQVDISTELEPDLTEYDLVHLFNITRVDETYHQALNAFKRGKPIVLSVIYWTLDELENCKGIPPILFENDEGLSKIKESILSTGKSINTQYLSKNSWERNIFKNKQRVVLHISDVLLPNSRTELDLLKHLYNLSSPKYHIVPNAADLSFADAKCDEFVKKYGLKDFVLCVGRIERRKNQLSLLYALRDIDIPIVLVGDILDQEYFSLCQRYANEKTHFLGSLKYNELGPVYAAARVHALPSWYETPGLTNLEAALAGCNIVCTNRGSAKEYFGELARYCDPTDPESIKKAVCEAFYSPRQNKLKDIVAARFTWDKAARETILGYELALKTHSGRRRKVGSDMDFEASKEVVENLELLAEQQNAYIAHLKKLVDENLIKIAHLERQIAQNEEQIRRLSEEISSKENSIRELSASLERIRSTSAYRVYRYFKDRRFFSAR